The Herbaspirillum sp. DW155 genomic interval CGGCCTGTTCTCGGTGGCCTCGGTGCCCATCAGCGGCAAGCTGCCGCGCAATGCGGGGCTGGAGCTGTCGCGCGGCAAATGAACGCGGGGCAGGATCGGGCTGGTCAGCGCCGTGTCACAAAAAATTCGCCGGTTCCTGAACAAGGGGCCGGCGATTTTTTTGCCCATCTTGCTCAACCCTCAAGCTCGGCCGGAACCCCCGTGGGGCAAGGGATAGCACCGATCCAGCGGTTTTCACGATGACCACTTTTGACAGCATATTGACTGCCGTTGGGAACTTTTAAAAGTGCTTCAGATCAGTAAGTTATCGATTTACATTGTTTCATTGCTGGACAGCATTAAGCGATTGCTCTAAACTATCGTTTGTCTTCGCGACATTACTTGTTCAACAACGACCCTTTAGCAGTGTCCGATCCGCAGAGTGCGGGTTGTCCAAATTTCCGGCTGGCAGCGCGAATGCTCTCCCGTTCTCCACGGTGACCCGTTCCCATCCCTGTCCGGTATGCATCATGCCGGGGCTGGCGTCATCGCTTCGGTTTCATCGCTGCCTTTGCAGCTTTCGGTTCGCATCCAAACGATATGCCCAGCGGGCAAGCGAACCCTTTAAAACTTGATCCCAGAAACCCGTCGTCGCGGCGTCATGTCGCCTCGGCTATACCAACAGGGGGTAACATGACACGTGTTCGTCACGTCTTCGCCGGCGCGTTCGGTTTTGCGCTGGTCCTTGCAGGCCTGGTCTGGTGGATAGGCCCGGACGTCATCCAGAAATATCGCGGTGACCTGGTGTACTACACCGGCAAGCATCTGGAACTGGTCTTCAGTTCGATGATGCTGGCCCTGATCACCGGCATTCCGGCCGGTATCGCGCTGTCCCGCCCGGGTGCGCAGCGCAGTGCAGAGAAGTTCATCCAGATCTTCAACATCGGCAACACCATTCCTTCCATCGCCGTGCTGGCGCTGGCATTGGCCGCCTTCGGCATCGGCAATGGCCCGACCATCCTGGCCTTGTGGCTGGCGTCGCTCCTGCCCATCGTGCGCAATACCTACGAGGGTTTGAAAAACGTGCCGGCGTCGATGAAGGAAGCCGCGCGCGGCATCGGCATGAAGCCGCATCAGATCCTGTTCCGGGTGGAGCTGCCCAATGCGCTGCCCATCATCGTCGGCGGCGTCCGCACGGCGCTGGCGATCAATGTGGGCACCGCACCGCTGTCGATGCTCATCGGCGGCGAGAGCCTGGGTGGCCTGATCTTCCCCGGCATCTACCTGAACAATCACGGCCAACTGCTGCTGGGTGCGGCCGCCACCGCCTTGCTGGCGCTGGTGCTGGATGCCCTGGTGACCTCGCTGTCGGGTTTCTACCTGGCGCGTCGCGGGCTGCGCACCTGATCCGGCAGCTCATTTCCATCACAAGAACGACCGCACGCCAGCAGATCCCGGCACAGCGGCAGAGAGGAAAGCATGACAAAGAAGACCATCGCAAAATACGCCCTGTGCGCCCTCGCAATTGGGCTGGCCCTGTTCGGCACGGCCCGTGCGCAGGCCCAGAACCTGGTCATCGGCGGCAAGAACTTCACCGAGCAATTGCTGCTCTCGGACATGACCGCGCAATACCTGCGCGCCAAGGGCTATGACACCGAACTGAAGAACGGCCTTGGCACCACGCTGATGCGTTCGGCGCTGGAAAGCGGTCAGCTCGATATCGTCTGGGATTACACCGGCACCGCCCTGATCGTCTACAACCACATCGAGGACAAGCTTGATCCCGACCAGATCTACCAGAAGGTCAAGGAACTGGACGCGCCGCGCGGCCTGACCTGGCTCAACGAGTCCGAACTGAACAACACCTACGCCTTCGCCATGCCGCGCGAGCTGGCAGAGAAGTACCACATCCGTTCACTACAGGATCTCGCCGATCGCATCAATGAGGATGACAAGGAGGGTGGCAAGCCGCACCTCATGGGCGTGGACTACGAGTTCGCTTCGCGCCCTGACGGTCTCGGTCCCATGCAGGCGCTGTATGGCTTCAGGCTGGACCGCAGCGAGGTCAAGCAGATGGACCCGGGTCTGGTCTACACGGCGCTGAAGAATGAACAATTGTTCGTCGGCCTGACCTATGCCTCCGATGGCCGCATCAAGGGCTTCGACCTGCAATTGCTGGAGGACGACAAGGGATACTTCGCCGCCTACAAGGCCACCCCGGTGGTGCGTCAGGAGGTGCTGGAGAAGAACCCCAGGCTGGCCGAACAATTGAACGAACTGGCCGCCAAGATCGACACGGCCACCATGACCGAACTGAACAAGCGCGTCGACATCGACCAGGAACCGGTAGCCAAGGTGGCCGCCGATTTCCTCAAGCAAGCCGGCCTGATCTGAGGAGGGAACCATGAACATCTTCCAATACCTGCACTCGGACTGGCGCAACATCCTCGACCTGACCCTGCAGCATCTTGAACTGGTGGGCATTGCGGTGAGCCTGGCCATTGCCATCGGCGTACCGCTGGGCATCCTGATCGTGCGGGTGCGCTGGCTGGCCGGTCCTTTGATGGGACTGGCGACCATCGTGCTGACGCTGCCTTCCATCGCGCTCTTCGGTCTGATGATTCCGGTGTTCTCGCAATTCGGCGCCGGCATCGGGCCCTTGCCGGCCATTACCGCCGTGTTCCTGTATTCGCTGCTGCCCATCATGCGAAACACCTACCTGGCGCTGGAGAACATCGAAGCCGGCATCAAGGAAGCCGGCATCGGCATCGGCATGACCTTCTGGCAGCGCCTGCGCATGGTGGACCTGCCGCTGGCCGTGCCGGTCATCCTTGGGGGTGTGCGCACGGCGGTGGTGATGAACATCGGCGTGATGGCCATTGCCGCCGTCATTGGCGCGGGCGGGCTGGGCGTGCTGATCCTGCATGCGATCAGCCAGAGCAACATGCAAAAACTCGTGGTGGGCGCGGTGATGATCAGCGTGCTGGCCATCATCGCGGACACGCTGCTGCAACGTCTGCAGAAAATCCTGACACCGAAAGGAGTACAAAAATGATCGAACTGGACCAACTGAGCAAGACCTACACTCAAAAGGATGGCACGCAGGTCAAGGCGGTGGATGCCGTCAGCCTGAAGGTGGCCGAAGGCGAGATCTGCGTCTTCCTCGGCCCGTCGGGGTGCGGCAAGACCACTACCCTCAAGATGATCAATCGCCTGATCAACCCGACCTCGGGCCGTGTGCTCCTGAACGGCCAGGACACCTCCGGCATCGATGAGGTGGAACTGCGTCGCCACATCGGCTACGTGATCCAGCAGATCGGCCTGTTCCCCAACATGACCATCGAGGAAAACATCACCATCGTCCCGCGCTTGCTGGGCTGGGACAAGAAACGCTGCCAGGAGCGTGCCACCGAGCTGATGGCCATGGTGGCGCTGGACCCGAAGAAATTCCTCAAGCGCTATCCGCGTGAATTGTCGGGCGGGCAGCAGCAGCGTATCGGCGTCATCCGCGCCCTGGCCGCTGACGCGCCGGTACTGCTGATGGACGAACCCTTCGGCGCGGTCGATCCGATCAACCGCGAATCGATCCAGAACGAGTTCTTCCAGATGCAGCGCCAGCTGAACAAGACCGTCATCATGGTCAGCCACGACATCGACGAAGCCATCAAGCTGGGCGACAAGGTGGCCGTCTTTCGCGCCGGCAAACTGGTGCAGTTCGACAATCCCGATACCTTGCTGGCGCGCCCCAAGGATGATTTCGTGAGCGCCTTCGTGGGCCAGGATCACACCCTGAAGCGCCTGCTGCTGGTGCGTGCCGGCGAGGCCGCGACCACCCCGGCCACGGCCCGGCCGGACGTGTCCTGCGACCAGGCGCTGGCGCTGATGGATGACCAGGATGCGCGCTATCTCACCATCATCGATGCCGACAACCGGGCGCTGGGTTACCTGACCCGCCGCGACGTGCGCGGCAACACGGGCGTGGCCGAGGACAAGGTGCGGCCCTTCACCATGAATGCCGCACCGGACGAGAACCTGCGCGTGGTGCTCTCCAAGATGTACAAGCACAGCACCAGCTGGATGCCGGTCATCGCCAACGATGGCAGCTATCTGGGCGAAGTGACGCAGGATTCCATCGCCAGCTATCTCAGCTCCGGCAAGTCGCGCGGGATGGCGATGGCGGCTTGATGACAGCTGCTCCGCGACCAGGCTGGAGCCCGCTCCGGGCCTGGCTAAGCGGCTGTATGAAAGTTTGTGCATGCTGCCCGGCGTGATATCCGGAGCCTGGCGCACAAGGGCGGATGGCACGTGAAGGATCAGGCCCAAAAACGAAAATGCCCGCATCATCAGATGCGGGCATTTGCGTTCAGGCAGGCAGCACTCAGGCCAGCGGCTTGTGCATGAACATGGCCTTGCCGGTTTCAGCTTTGAGTTCGTAACCCTCGAAGCCGCAGGAGCGATACAGCGAACGCGCCACTGTGTTGCCTTCCAGGACTTCCAGCGTGAGCTTGCAGCAGCCCAGCTTGCGGGCTTCTTCCTCGACCGCTGCCAGCAGCAGCCGGGCCACGCCCTGGCCGCGATAAGCGGGCATCACCGCCAGGTCATGCAGGTTCAGCAGCGGCTTGCAGGAAAAGGTGGAAAAACCTTCGATGCAGGTCGCCAGACCGGCCGGGGTATCGCCATCGAAGGCCAGGAAGACATAGGCCGTGGGACGCTTCTTCAGCTCGGCGGCCAGGTTCTCTCGCACGTAGTCGGAGAGCTGCTGGCCGCCGCCCATGGCGTCGCAAGCGTAGGCATTGAGGGTCTCGAACAGCGCTGCCGCGTGGGCGGCGTTGCCGAGGTCGGCCTTGATGACGGTCACACTCATGTCGTTCCTTTTCTTGTGATGGACGATGAACGATGTCTGGCAGCAGGGGCAGCCTGCTGACTTACTTGCCCGCTGCGCGCTGGCCGCCGTGGGTCAGGGCCGACGGACGCGGACCACCCTGGCGCTGCTGCTGGCCGGCATTGCGCGGCTGGCTGTTGGCATTGGCCGGCTTGGGTGCGCGGTTGGCATTGTTGCCGCCGTTG includes:
- a CDS encoding glycine betaine ABC transporter substrate-binding protein; this encodes MTKKTIAKYALCALAIGLALFGTARAQAQNLVIGGKNFTEQLLLSDMTAQYLRAKGYDTELKNGLGTTLMRSALESGQLDIVWDYTGTALIVYNHIEDKLDPDQIYQKVKELDAPRGLTWLNESELNNTYAFAMPRELAEKYHIRSLQDLADRINEDDKEGGKPHLMGVDYEFASRPDGLGPMQALYGFRLDRSEVKQMDPGLVYTALKNEQLFVGLTYASDGRIKGFDLQLLEDDKGYFAAYKATPVVRQEVLEKNPRLAEQLNELAAKIDTATMTELNKRVDIDQEPVAKVAADFLKQAGLI
- a CDS encoding betaine/proline/choline family ABC transporter ATP-binding protein (Members of the family are the ATP-binding subunit of ABC transporters for substrates such as betaine, L-proline or other amino acids, choline, carnitine, etc. The substrate specificity is best determined from the substrate-binding subunit, rather than this subunit, as it interacts with the permease subunit and not with substrate directly.) — protein: MIELDQLSKTYTQKDGTQVKAVDAVSLKVAEGEICVFLGPSGCGKTTTLKMINRLINPTSGRVLLNGQDTSGIDEVELRRHIGYVIQQIGLFPNMTIEENITIVPRLLGWDKKRCQERATELMAMVALDPKKFLKRYPRELSGGQQQRIGVIRALAADAPVLLMDEPFGAVDPINRESIQNEFFQMQRQLNKTVIMVSHDIDEAIKLGDKVAVFRAGKLVQFDNPDTLLARPKDDFVSAFVGQDHTLKRLLLVRAGEAATTPATARPDVSCDQALALMDDQDARYLTIIDADNRALGYLTRRDVRGNTGVAEDKVRPFTMNAAPDENLRVVLSKMYKHSTSWMPVIANDGSYLGEVTQDSIASYLSSGKSRGMAMAA
- a CDS encoding ABC transporter permease — translated: MNIFQYLHSDWRNILDLTLQHLELVGIAVSLAIAIGVPLGILIVRVRWLAGPLMGLATIVLTLPSIALFGLMIPVFSQFGAGIGPLPAITAVFLYSLLPIMRNTYLALENIEAGIKEAGIGIGMTFWQRLRMVDLPLAVPVILGGVRTAVVMNIGVMAIAAVIGAGGLGVLILHAISQSNMQKLVVGAVMISVLAIIADTLLQRLQKILTPKGVQK
- a CDS encoding GNAT family N-acetyltransferase is translated as MSVTVIKADLGNAAHAAALFETLNAYACDAMGGGQQLSDYVRENLAAELKKRPTAYVFLAFDGDTPAGLATCIEGFSTFSCKPLLNLHDLAVMPAYRGQGVARLLLAAVEEEARKLGCCKLTLEVLEGNTVARSLYRSCGFEGYELKAETGKAMFMHKPLA
- a CDS encoding ABC transporter permease, which translates into the protein MTRVRHVFAGAFGFALVLAGLVWWIGPDVIQKYRGDLVYYTGKHLELVFSSMMLALITGIPAGIALSRPGAQRSAEKFIQIFNIGNTIPSIAVLALALAAFGIGNGPTILALWLASLLPIVRNTYEGLKNVPASMKEAARGIGMKPHQILFRVELPNALPIIVGGVRTALAINVGTAPLSMLIGGESLGGLIFPGIYLNNHGQLLLGAAATALLALVLDALVTSLSGFYLARRGLRT